In Candidatus Dormiibacterota bacterium, the sequence TGCCAATCCCCCCGCCACAGCACATCGTCTCCAGCCCCAGCTGGCGGTCGGTGCGCTCCAGCTCGTGGAGCAGGGTGGTCATCAGCCGCGCCCCGGAGGCGCCGAGCGGGTGGCCGAGGGCGATCGCCCCGCCGTTGACGTTGACCCGGTCCATGTCGGGGTGATGGGACCGCTCCCAGGCGAGCACCACCGGGGCGAACGCCTCGTTCACCTCGAAGAGGTCGATGTCCGACAGCTGCAGGCCGGCGCGGGCGAGCACCTTCGCGGTCGCGGGGATCGGGCCCTTGAGCATCGTCACCGGGTCGACGCCGACCACCGCCTGGGAGCGGATCCGCGCCCGCGGGGTGAGGCCGAGCTCGGCCGCCTTCTCGGCGGACATCAGCAGCAGCGCGGCGGCGCCGTCGGTGATCTGCGAGGAGTTGCCGGCATGGCAGACGCCGTCCTGCTTGAACGAGGCCTGCAGGGCGGCGAGCGTGTCCACCGTCGTCCCGGGGCGGATGCCCTGGTCCTGCGAGACCACGCGGCCGTCGCCGTTCTCGCCGACCACCAGCGGGGCGATCTCACGGTCGAAGCGTCCCTCCGACTGCGCCCGGGCGGCGCGGCGCTGCGACTCGGCGGCGAACTCGTCGGCGTGGCGGCGGGTGATGCCGAACTCGTCGGAGATCATCTCCGCGGCGATGCCCTGGCTGACCAGGTTGTACTGCTCGAGCAGCTCGGGCGGGAACGGCGTGCCCGGGCCCTGGATGACGGTGGCTCCCATCGGCACCCGGCTCATGCTCTCCACCCCGGCGGCGATCGTGATGTCGCACACCCCGGACTGGATGAGGTTGGCGGCGAAGTGCACCGCCTGCTGCGAGGAGCCGCACTGCCGGTCGACGGTGGTGGCCGGGACCTCGACGGGGAAGCCCGCGAGCAGCACCGCCTGCCGGGCGATGTTCACCGCCTGCTCGCCGGTCTGCATCACGCAGCCGAAGATGACGTCGTCGACGATGGCGGGGTCGAGACGCGCGCGGCTGACGACCTCGCGCAGCACGTGGGCGGCGAGCTTGACTGCATGGACATCGCGGAGTTCACCGTTCTTCAGGTTGCCGCGGCCCAGCGGTGTGCGCACCGCCTCCACGATCACGACGTCGGTCATGCCCTCACTCCCCGTGTCCAAGGTTCCTGGTCGAACCATAGCAGCGAGGCGCGAAACGGCGTCCTTGCCGGTCAGCGACGGTAGACCTGGACCAGCACCACGCTGCTGCTCTCCGGCCCGGCCAGGGAGAACACCGGCGACCCCACCGTCGCGGTCTCCTCGAAGAGCGGCTGCGCGCCCGCCGGCGGCTGGTCGCCGGGGGCGAGCACCAGCAGGTCGCCGGGGTGGGCGTCGTCGCCCATGCGGTCGGGCGCGGTCAGCTCCACCCCCACCGAGGCGAGCCCCCGGCGGACGTAGTCGCCGGGGTCGGGACGGAGCTGGAAGAGGGCCTGGATGTAGGGCTGGTCGAGAGTGGTGGAGAGGTGCACGAGGTGGCCGGCGGACTGGTCGTGGGCGCGCTGGATGGCGTCGAGCTCGCCGGTGTCGAAGGCGCCGAGCGCCCGGCCCGGCCAGTCGGCGAAGAGGTCGCGCTCGAAGGCCGCCGCCTCGCCGCCGGCGGCGAGCAGCAGCACCAGCGCCGCCACCCGCAGCCGCCGGTCGAGCAGGGTGGGGAGCAGCACCGCCCATCCCAGCACCGCGATCACCAGCAGGAAGGGCAGCATCGCCGAGGCGCGGAGCGCGTGCGGGGTGCCCTCGGCGGTGAGCGCCGCCGGCACCGGGGCGATCAGCAGCCCGCCGAGCAGCAGGCGGTGCAGCGGGCTGCGGAGGTGGCGCAGGCAGGTGGCCACGCCGAGCAGCACCGCGGGCAGCGAGGCGAGCAGCAGCATCCCGCCGAAGCCGGTGTTGTGCCGGGGGTTGGAGTCGCCGTGGGTGGCGAGGAAGGGGGCGCCGACGTAGGTCGCGTAGTTGCGCACCAGGCGCTGCACCGCCACCAGCGGCGAGGGGTGGTCGGCGGTGATGCTCAGCGACGCGAAGCGGCCGGTGAGCGCACCCGGGTGGCCCTGCGACCAGACCGCCAGCACCAGGTAGGCGGCGGCGACCGGGACGATCACCGCCAGGGTCTCGGAGCGACGCCGCCGGGGCAGCAGCACGGCGAGGAGCAGCACGGTGAGAATGGCGACGAGCAGCCGCCCGGTGCTGTACGCGTAGATCGAGACCCCGAGGGCGACCCCGGCGCCCAGGCCCCAGGGCACCCCGCCGTCCTCGAGCAGGTGGACCAGGCAGAGCAGCGCCACCGAGAGCGCCAGCACCATCGAGATCACCTCGAAGCCGACCCGTCCCTCCGCCGCCAGCCAGGGGGTGAGACCGGCGCTCAGCACCGTCGCAAGCAGCACCGGCCGGCTCCTGGTCAGCCGCCAGGCGGTGGCCGCGGCGGCGGCGACCACGCCGAGGCTGCAGAGCGCCGCGGGCAGCCGCTCGGTCGCCGGGGTCAGCGGCAGCACCCACGTCAGCGGCGCCAGCAGGTAGACGTAGACCGGGTTCTTGTACTCCCCGAAGGCCTCGAAGAAGAGGGGGAGCCGGGCGCCGTGCTCGTCCAGCCCGGTGTGGGCGACCGCCCAGGCGTTGTAGCCGATCGAGGCCTCGTCGCTGTACAGGCCGGGGGGGGCGCTGCCGAGGCCGAGCAGGTGGAGGAGCACGATCCCGGCCACCGCCGCCCCCAGGGCCAGCCGCCAGGGGTCCCGCAGCCGCGACGCGCCGGCTGCGCTCACCCCCCGACCGCGGAGCGGGGGTAGGTCGAGGGCCCCTCCCGCCTGCGGTGGGCGGCGTCGACCAGGGCGGTGAACAGCCGGGCGGCCCACGCCTCGGTGGCGCAGTGCTCCTCGGGATGGCACTGCACCCCGATCACGAAGCCACGGCCGGGCATCTCCACCGCCTCGGCGAGCCCGTCCGGGGAGCGGCCCACCACCCTGAGCCCGTCGCCGACCCGGCGCAGCGCCTGGTGGTGGATGCTGTTGACCCCGACCACGGTGGCCTGGAGGACGCTGGAGAGCAGGCTGTCGGGCTCGAGGACCATGGGGTGGATCACCTCGGTGCGCGGGATCCCCGAGGCCTCGGCGTCGTGGCCGGGGTCGCCCGCCCCCTGGGCCACGATGTCCTGCCAGAGCGAGCCGCCGCGGACCACGTTGAGCAGCTGACAGCCCCGGCAGATGGCGAGCACCGGCAGGTCGGTCGCGAGCGCGCGTTCCAGCACCGCCGCCTCGGTGGCGTCGAGGTCGGCGACCCACTCGGTGTGGCAGCCCTCGCAGGGCTCCTCGCCGTAGCGGCGGGGCTCGACGTCGGGGCCGCCGGGGAGCAGCAGCGCGTCGCAGGCCTCGAGCAGGACCACCGCGCCGGCGGGGTCGCGCAGCGTGGGGATGGGCAGCGGCACCGCACCGGCGCGCTCCACGGCGTCGCTGTACACCCGGTTGACCAGCAGCCGCTCGGGGTGGCCCTCGTGGGTCACCGGCCGCAGGGTGATCCCGACCACGACAGGACGCAACTTCTCTCCTCCGGGCGCCGACGCGCCCCATGGTAGGGGGGCCTCCCCCGCCGCACTCTATCGGGCCTCTCGCGCGCGGAGGCGGCGCAGGTCGCCGACCCGCACCGTCACCCGGCCGGCGTCCAGGGTCTCCAGCAGGGGGACGACCACCCGGCGGGTGGCGCCGACGGCGTCGCGGATCTGGGCGACGGTGGCCTCGCCGTGGGCGCGCAGGTGGTCCTCGACCCGCTCGCGGGCCGCCGAGTACACCGGCCCGGCGAGGACCACGTCGGCGGAGAGGCGCACCGCCCGGCCGTCGTCGAGGAGCAGCCGGAGCAGTCCCGGGGTGAGGCCGGCGGCGCGCAGCTCGGCCATCGGCGGGGGGTCGAGGCCGCGCTCCGCGAGCAGCGCCAGCACCGCGTCCACGGCCCGCTGAGCGGTGCCGGAGACGCTGCGCCCGCGCCCGGCGAGGGCGACGCAGCCGTCGGCCTCCTCGAGGGCCCCCTCGCCGCGGAGGCGGTGGGCGACGTCCGCGGAGAGCGGGCCGGGGAGACCCAGCCGGCTGCGCCACTCCTCGCGCGGCATCCCCGGGCGCAGCGGCTCGGCGTCGTGGTAGGCGCCGAGCACCGCCGCCGAGGTGCGCCGCAGCTCCTCCCACCGCCCCGCGGCGAGCAGCCGCCGGCCGAGCCGCACCAGCTCGTCGCCGAGGCCGGCGAGGAGGGCGTCGACCTCGCCCCGACCCGCGCCCGCCGCCCGCGCCAGCGCCGCCGGCTCGGCGCCGAGCCGCTGCCGCGCGAGCAGCTCGAGGAGCAGCGCGCGCAGCCCTCCGGTCTCCAGCCGGGACAGGGCCGCCGCCACCCCGGGGTCGCGGCGGCGGTGGCGGCGGGGGGCGGCGTCGAGCACCACCCCACCCCCCAGGGTCGCCTGCGGGGACATGCGCCGCACCACCAGCCGGTCGCCGGGGGCGGCCGCCAGCGGCGCGGCGAGCTGGAGCTGGGCGTGGCCGGTCTCGCCGGGCCCGAGCTCCACGCCCTCGAGCAGCCACACCCGGGCGGCGACCTCCGCGGTGCCGAGGTGCACCGAGACGGTGGCGTTGTGGCGGATCCCCGCGGGGGCGTCGGCGAGCGCCTCCAGGCGGATGTCGAGCCGCCGCACCGGCGCCATCGCGGCGGGGGCCACCAGTGCCATCCCCCGGCCGAGCTGGGCACGCTCGACCCCGGCGAGGTTGACCGCGGTGCGGCCCCCCGGCTCGACCCGCTCCAGCCGCTCGCCGTGCCGCTCCAGCCCGCGGATCCGCGCCCGCAGCCCGCCGGGCAGGATGCCGACCTCGTCACCGGCGTGCAGCGCCCCGGTCTCCAGAGTTCCAGTCACGATCGGCCCGAACCCGGGGAGCGCGAAGGCGCGGTCGACGAAGAGCCGCGGCCGGCCGCGGTCGACCCGCGCCGGAGCCGCCGCCAGCGCCGCCTCGACGGTGCGGCCGAGCTCGTCGAGACCCTCGCCGGTGAGCGACGAGCAGGGCACCACCGGCGCCCCGCGCAGCGGCGACGCCGCGATCACCTCCTCGACCTCGGCGCGGGCGAGGGTGAGCACGTCGTCGTCGACGAGGTCGCACTTGGTGAGCGCCACCACTCCGTGCCGCGCCCCCAGCAGCCCGCAGATCGCGAGGTGCTCGCGGGTCTGGGGCATCACCCCCTCGTCCGCCGCCACCACCAGCAGGACCAGGTCGATCCCCTGCGCCCCGGCCACCATGGTGCGCACGAAGCGCTGGTGCCCGGGCACGTCCACCACCCCGACCCGCTCGCCCGACGGCAGCGTCCAGGCGGCGAAGCCCAGCTCGATGGTCATCCCCCGCCGCTTCTCCTCGGCGAGCCGGTCGGGGTCGGTGCCGGTGAGCGCCAGCACCAGCGACGACTTGCCGTGATCGACGTGCCCCGCGGTACCGACAACGAGGTTCATGCCTCGGGACGGTACCGCCGACCGCTGCCGCGGCGTCGCCCCGCGTCACTCAGGGACGGCGGCGACGGAGCCCCCGGCGGCGGCGGGCGGACCGGAGGGCATCCACGGCGGTCGCCACCCACCTCATCCCGAAGAAGAGCACGTGCCGGGGGGTGACCGACTGGACCCGGTACACCGGGGAGGCCCCGGCGGCGGCGGCGAGCGCGTCCACGGCCCGCTGGCGGAACCAGGGGAAGATGGTCGGCGGCAGCGCGTCCGGCGCGAACCAGCGGGTGCGCACCGCCTCGATGGTGCGCCGGGGGCGGCCGCCGCTCAGCGTCCCCCAGTAGACGGCGTCGCCGCCGCGGCGGAGGCCGTCGAACGAGTAGACGCCGGCCAGTCCGCCGACGGTGGCCTGGAGGCCGGTCTCCTCCTCGGCCTCCCGGGCGGCGGTGGCGGCGGGGTCCTCGCCGGGCTCGCAGTGCCCGCCGGGGAGCTCCCAGCCGGGCGGCCAGGGGCGCAGCTGGAGCAGCACCCGGCCGTCGCGGACGATCGCCAGCTGGGCGCCGTGGATGGCGTGGTCGCGGTCGCCGAGGCGCAGCCGGAAGGCCGGCGCCCGGGGGGCGCTCAGCGCTCCGGTTCCGGCGGGGTGCCATGGACCCGCTCCCAGGCGGCCCGGACCTCCCGCAGCAGCTCGGCCACCTCGTCCGGCGCCACCGTGCGGGGATCCAGCCAGACCCGGCCCGCCTCGGCGCGGGCGATCACCGGCGGCTCACCGGCGCGGAGCGCGGCGAGGAGGCGGCCGCTGGGGCCGGGGAGGGTGACGCAGGTGGTGGGCAGCGAGGTCCCCGGCAGCGAGCCCCCGCCCACCTCGGAGCGGGCCGGGGCGACCTCCGCGGGGACACCGCCGGCGCGCAGCGTCCACGCCCAGCTGCGCGCCTCCGCCTCGATCGCGTCGGGGTCGAGGCCGAGCATCCGCTCCACCGGCACCGCCTCGCCCGCGGTGCCGGCGAGGTGGGCCGCGAGGGTGGCGCCGAGCCCGGCGAGCACCATCTTGTCGGGCCGGACGGCGCGCATCAGCGGGTGGCGGCGGAGCCGGGCGACGAGGTCGGCGCGGCCGGCGATCAGCCCCGCCTGGGGGCCGCCGCAGAGCTTGTCACCGCTGGCGGTGACCAGGTCGGCCCCGGCGGCGAGGACGGCCTCGAGCACCGGCTCGCCGGCGAGCCTCTGGTCGACCGCGGCGGGGTCGCGGAGCGCGCCGCTGCCGGCGTCCTCGAGCAGCAGCAGGCCGTGGTCGCGGGCGACGGCGGCGCAGCCGGCGGTGCTGGCCCGCTCGGTGAAGCCGACGATCGTGAAGTTCGAGGGGTGGACCCGGACGATGGCGGCGGTGCGCGGAGTCACCGCGGCGGCGTAGTCGGCGGCGCGGGTGCGGTTGGTGGTGCCGACGTCGACCATCCGCGCGCCGCTCAGCCGCATCACCTCGGGGATCCGGAACCCGCCCCCGATCTCCACCGCCTCGCCGCGCGAGACCAGCACCTCGCGCCCGCGGCAGAGGGCGCTCAGCATCAGCAGCACCGCGGCGGCGTTGTTGGTGGTGACCAGGGCGTCCTCGGCGCCGCAGAGGGTGGCGAGCAGCGGCGCGACGTGGTCGTGGCGGGAGCCCCGGGCGCCCCGCCCGAGGTCGTACTCGAGGTCGCTGTAGCCCGAGGCGACGGCGACCGCGGCCCGCGCCGCCGCCCCCAGCGGCGCCCGGCCGAGGTTGGTGTGCACCACCACGCCGGTGGCGTTGAGCACCCGGTGCGGCCCGGGCTCGAGGCGGAGGTGCAGCCAGGCCGCGGCCGCCCCGGCGAGCGCCGCATCGTCGCCGTGCACCGAGGCGCCGGCGCGGCGGGCGGCCCGCTCCTCGTCGAGCACCGCGCGGGCGGCGCGCACCACCGCGGGATGCGACCCGCGCCACCGCTCCAGCAGGGGATGGGAGGCGAGGCGATCGACCGCGGGCAGGTTGCGGGCCGGCGCCGCACCGGCCCGGGTCATCCCGAGGACAGCACGTTGAAGAGGCTGACGAAGCCCCCCGCGGGCAGGTAGTCCGGGGTCACGAAGGTACGGTAGAGGAAGTCCTGGAGGTTGGTGAACAGCGAGGCCAGGGGATTGACGGTTCCGCCGAACAGCTGGGGCAGCAGGAACAGCAGCCCGATGGCGGCGAACCACACCACCTGCCGGTTCTGGTCCATCCAGTCGAAGACCCCGGGAATGACGCCGCCGAGCAGCCCGCGGAACACCATGTAGCCGTCGATGCCGGGGATCGGCAGCATGTTGAAGACGAAGAGCACGACATTGATGAAGAACCCCTGCATCAGGAACCAGTAGAGGATCACCGACCCGCCGCCGTGGCCGAACTGCTGGTTGATCCCCCCCGCCTCCCCCGGCAGCTGCGGATCGCTGAGGATCTGCAGGTGCATGGCGGCGAGGAACACCACCGCGAGGAACAGGTTGGTGAGCGGGCCGGCCGCGGCGACCACCCCCTGCTGCACCCGGGTGCGCACCACATAGGGGTTGAACTGCACCGGTTTCGCCCAGCCGAAGCCGACGGTGAGGAGCAGGCCGAACCCCAGCGGGTCGATGTGCTTGCGGGGGTCGAGCGAGATCCGGCCCTGCGCGCGCGGCGTGCTGTCGCCGTAGCGCACCGCGACGACGGCGTGGGCGAGCTCGTGGAAGGTGAAGCCCATCACCAGCCCGGGCAGCGTGTAGAGGACGAAGCTGAGGTAGATCTGCCAGCGCTCCATGGGGCTACTCGACCTCGACCCTGACCGGGCGGCGGCGGGTGGCGGCACCGTCGGCGCCGGCGCGGTGACGGCGGTGGTGCTCGACGGTGACCTTCACCGCCAGCAGCAGCTCCCGCTGGGCGTTGAGCAGGTGGATCTGCGCCTCGGGAGGCAGCAGCTCGTTCACGGTGGAGCCCATCAGCTGGCCCGCCTCACCGAGCAGGCGGCAGGGGCACGCCCGGCACTGGTCGCTCAGCTCCTGGCACTCCCGAACACCACCCGGAGCATGCCCTCCTCGAGCTTGGCGGAGGTGACCGTCTTGCCCTTCAGCACCCGCGGCAGCGAGATCTCGCGCTTGTAGGGGCCGACGGTGACGTACAGCTCGCCCTCGCGGTGGGTGACGTTGAGCTCGTCGCGGCCGACGAAGGGGAGGTGGAGCAGCAGCTCGTACTGGGAGCCGTTCTTGCGCACCCGCTGGGGGACCTCGTGGTAGAGGATCGCCGACGGGTCGCTGTCGCCGAAGATCGACTCCGCCATCTCGGCGAGGCTGTCGATGCCGACCACCTCGTGGTCGAACAGCCGGGTGCGCATGATCGGCACCGGCGCGAAGGCGGTGTCCACC encodes:
- a CDS encoding thiolase family protein, with the protein product MTDVVIVEAVRTPLGRGNLKNGELRDVHAVKLAAHVLREVVSRARLDPAIVDDVIFGCVMQTGEQAVNIARQAVLLAGFPVEVPATTVDRQCGSSQQAVHFAANLIQSGVCDITIAAGVESMSRVPMGATVIQGPGTPFPPELLEQYNLVSQGIAAEMISDEFGITRRHADEFAAESQRRAARAQSEGRFDREIAPLVVGENGDGRVVSQDQGIRPGTTVDTLAALQASFKQDGVCHAGNSSQITDGAAALLLMSAEKAAELGLTPRARIRSQAVVGVDPVTMLKGPIPATAKVLARAGLQLSDIDLFEVNEAFAPVVLAWERSHHPDMDRVNVNGGAIALGHPLGASGARLMTTLLHELERTDRQLGLETMCCGGGIGTATIIDRDV
- a CDS encoding glycosyltransferase family 39 protein, giving the protein MSAAGASRLRDPWRLALGAAVAGIVLLHLLGLGSAPPGLYSDEASIGYNAWAVAHTGLDEHGARLPLFFEAFGEYKNPVYVYLLAPLTWVLPLTPATERLPAALCSLGVVAAAAATAWRLTRSRPVLLATVLSAGLTPWLAAEGRVGFEVISMVLALSVALLCLVHLLEDGGVPWGLGAGVALGVSIYAYSTGRLLVAILTVLLLAVLLPRRRRSETLAVIVPVAAAYLVLAVWSQGHPGALTGRFASLSITADHPSPLVAVQRLVRNYATYVGAPFLATHGDSNPRHNTGFGGMLLLASLPAVLLGVATCLRHLRSPLHRLLLGGLLIAPVPAALTAEGTPHALRASAMLPFLLVIAVLGWAVLLPTLLDRRLRVAALVLLLAAGGEAAAFERDLFADWPGRALGAFDTGELDAIQRAHDQSAGHLVHLSTTLDQPYIQALFQLRPDPGDYVRRGLASVGVELTAPDRMGDDAHPGDLLVLAPGDQPPAGAQPLFEETATVGSPVFSLAGPESSSVVLVQVYRR
- a CDS encoding gamma-glutamyl-gamma-aminobutyrate hydrolase family protein (Members of this family of hydrolases with an active site Cys residue belong to MEROPS family C26.), whose amino-acid sequence is MRPVVVGITLRPVTHEGHPERLLVNRVYSDAVERAGAVPLPIPTLRDPAGAVVLLEACDALLLPGGPDVEPRRYGEEPCEGCHTEWVADLDATEAAVLERALATDLPVLAICRGCQLLNVVRGGSLWQDIVAQGAGDPGHDAEASGIPRTEVIHPMVLEPDSLLSSVLQATVVGVNSIHHQALRRVGDGLRVVGRSPDGLAEAVEMPGRGFVIGVQCHPEEHCATEAWAARLFTALVDAAHRRREGPSTYPRSAVGG
- the selB gene encoding selenocysteine-specific translation elongation factor, yielding MNLVVGTAGHVDHGKSSLVLALTGTDPDRLAEEKRRGMTIELGFAAWTLPSGERVGVVDVPGHQRFVRTMVAGAQGIDLVLLVVAADEGVMPQTREHLAICGLLGARHGVVALTKCDLVDDDVLTLARAEVEEVIAASPLRGAPVVPCSSLTGEGLDELGRTVEAALAAAPARVDRGRPRLFVDRAFALPGFGPIVTGTLETGALHAGDEVGILPGGLRARIRGLERHGERLERVEPGGRTAVNLAGVERAQLGRGMALVAPAAMAPVRRLDIRLEALADAPAGIRHNATVSVHLGTAEVAARVWLLEGVELGPGETGHAQLQLAAPLAAAPGDRLVVRRMSPQATLGGGVVLDAAPRRHRRRDPGVAAALSRLETGGLRALLLELLARQRLGAEPAALARAAGAGRGEVDALLAGLGDELVRLGRRLLAAGRWEELRRTSAAVLGAYHDAEPLRPGMPREEWRSRLGLPGPLSADVAHRLRGEGALEEADGCVALAGRGRSVSGTAQRAVDAVLALLAERGLDPPPMAELRAAGLTPGLLRLLLDDGRAVRLSADVVLAGPVYSAARERVEDHLRAHGEATVAQIRDAVGATRRVVVPLLETLDAGRVTVRVGDLRRLRAREAR
- a CDS encoding NUDIX domain-containing protein → MAGSPHGGAGRGGRAAAGGPGRLGAGPWHPAGTGALSAPRAPAFRLRLGDRDHAIHGAQLAIVRDGRVLLQLRPWPPGWELPGGHCEPGEDPAATAAREAEEETGLQATVGGLAGVYSFDGLRRGGDAVYWGTLSGGRPRRTIEAVRTRWFAPDALPPTIFPWFRQRAVDALAAAAGASPVYRVQSVTPRHVLFFGMRWVATAVDALRSARRRRGLRRRRP
- the selA gene encoding L-seryl-tRNA(Sec) selenium transferase, which encodes MTRAGAAPARNLPAVDRLASHPLLERWRGSHPAVVRAARAVLDEERAARRAGASVHGDDAALAGAAAAWLHLRLEPGPHRVLNATGVVVHTNLGRAPLGAAARAAVAVASGYSDLEYDLGRGARGSRHDHVAPLLATLCGAEDALVTTNNAAAVLLMLSALCRGREVLVSRGEAVEIGGGFRIPEVMRLSGARMVDVGTTNRTRAADYAAAVTPRTAAIVRVHPSNFTIVGFTERASTAGCAAVARDHGLLLLEDAGSGALRDPAAVDQRLAGEPVLEAVLAAGADLVTASGDKLCGGPQAGLIAGRADLVARLRRHPLMRAVRPDKMVLAGLGATLAAHLAGTAGEAVPVERMLGLDPDAIEAEARSWAWTLRAGGVPAEVAPARSEVGGGSLPGTSLPTTCVTLPGPSGRLLAALRAGEPPVIARAEAGRVWLDPRTVAPDEVAELLREVRAAWERVHGTPPEPER
- a CDS encoding site-2 protease family protein, whose protein sequence is MERWQIYLSFVLYTLPGLVMGFTFHELAHAVVAVRYGDSTPRAQGRISLDPRKHIDPLGFGLLLTVGFGWAKPVQFNPYVVRTRVQQGVVAAAGPLTNLFLAVVFLAAMHLQILSDPQLPGEAGGINQQFGHGGGSVILYWFLMQGFFINVVLFVFNMLPIPGIDGYMVFRGLLGGVIPGVFDWMDQNRQVVWFAAIGLLFLLPQLFGGTVNPLASLFTNLQDFLYRTFVTPDYLPAGGFVSLFNVLSSG
- a CDS encoding ArsA family ATPase translates to DLLLDLEGMKGVLGDPRVCTVRIVLNLEKMVIKEAQRAFTYLSLYDYLTDLVVVNRVLPPEVTDRYFDAWREAQTRYGEMVDTAFAPVPIMRTRLFDHEVVGIDSLAEMAESIFGDSDPSAILYHEVPQRVRKNGSQYELLLHLPFVGRDELNVTHREGELYVTVGPYKREISLPRVLKGKTVTSAKLEEGMLRVVFGSARS